One genomic window of Microbacterium sp. BH-3-3-3 includes the following:
- a CDS encoding hydroxymethylglutaryl-CoA lyase: protein MTGLAPRSFPRVVARAGMPAEVTVYEVGPRDGLQAETDVVPTAVKAELCRRLYAAGVTALELTSFVPPAWIPQLADARPLVASVAVPAASRAVALVPNRRGLDDALAAGIREVAVVVSATESFARANLNTDRAGAVSRATDVVAAARAEGVPVRGYVSMAFGDPWEGDVDLAAVVDAASALHDSGCRTLALGDTIGVATAGHVEAVIEAVAGTGIPRSALALHLHDTYGQALANVLAGVENGVTEFDSSVGGLGRCPYAPGATGNLATEDLVWMLEGLGIRTGLDLVALARTSAWLAGVRGRPHVSRVAAALTRTAPVPLEETPA, encoded by the coding sequence GTGACGGGCCTCGCGCCCCGCTCGTTCCCCCGCGTCGTCGCCCGTGCGGGAATGCCGGCCGAGGTCACCGTCTACGAGGTGGGTCCCCGCGACGGTCTTCAGGCCGAGACCGACGTCGTTCCCACGGCGGTCAAGGCGGAGCTCTGCCGACGCCTGTACGCCGCGGGCGTCACGGCGCTGGAGCTGACCAGCTTCGTCCCGCCCGCGTGGATCCCGCAGCTCGCCGACGCGCGCCCCCTCGTGGCGTCGGTCGCCGTCCCCGCCGCGAGCCGCGCGGTGGCCCTCGTACCCAATCGCCGCGGCCTCGACGACGCCCTCGCCGCCGGGATCCGCGAGGTCGCCGTCGTCGTGAGCGCCACCGAGTCCTTCGCCCGCGCCAACCTCAACACCGACCGCGCCGGGGCGGTGTCCCGGGCGACCGACGTCGTCGCGGCCGCCCGGGCCGAGGGGGTCCCGGTGCGCGGCTACGTCTCCATGGCGTTCGGCGACCCGTGGGAGGGCGACGTCGACCTCGCCGCCGTGGTCGACGCGGCCTCCGCGTTGCACGATTCCGGATGCCGCACCCTCGCCCTGGGCGACACGATCGGGGTCGCCACGGCGGGACACGTCGAGGCGGTCATCGAGGCGGTGGCGGGTACCGGCATCCCGCGCTCCGCCCTGGCCCTGCACCTGCACGACACCTACGGTCAGGCCCTCGCGAACGTCCTCGCGGGGGTGGAGAACGGGGTGACCGAGTTCGACTCCTCGGTCGGCGGCCTCGGCCGCTGCCCCTACGCCCCCGGTGCCACCGGCAACCTCGCCACCGAAGACCTGGTGTGGATGCTCGAGGGTCTCGGCATCCGCACCGGTCTCGACCTCGTCGCCCTCGCCCGCACGAGCGCGTGGCTCGCGGGCGTCCGCGGGCGCCCGCACGTCTCCCGCGTCGCGGCCGCGCTCACCCGCACCGCCCCCGTCCCCCTGGAGGAGACCCCCGCATGA
- a CDS encoding GAF domain-containing protein: protein MIHPDRSADAVGSEVEGLRRRAGELAALYASARELAAMRDADAVLERLVERAQELLAADVAYLSEFDGVDGALRVRATRGAVTGALRDLEVPPGRGLVSAIAETRLPRAVRRYDAVAPERHASGIDAAVEAEGIVSLLGVPLLSDSAVLGVLFVAERHERAYTPDDIALLAALAAHASVVLQTAAALADARTQALRAEAAVAELTAHVAARDRANRVHRELVDAVLAGGGLAPVAATLSTALQAAVTIVDAAGGVRAGGGDAATPTAAVQRALDHSRAEGRPIRLPDAGIVSAVVAGGRVFGAIVVGPPARSLDEVDLRTVERAGQVAALLALSEEAVAEAGHRQRSDLLLDLVTASPQRRADVAAAARRAGIDETAVGAVTAFAVPAERRPEIARVVARRLGPAALVGELDGLVLAAHGDPLDPVSYEAVRSLVDTEVLAVTVRVEAGALVRAAADVRSALSLAQALGIDDARVPADDLLPYAATIGADRRVLDAFLDTMLGAVRRHDASRGSDLLATLRAFVRHGASPTRTARALTFHTNTILQRLEKLDALLGEGWRDDERFFRLSTAVRLDELRERLGSRGDG, encoded by the coding sequence GTGATCCACCCCGACCGGTCCGCGGACGCCGTCGGCAGCGAGGTCGAGGGACTGCGTCGCCGGGCCGGCGAGCTCGCGGCCCTCTACGCCAGCGCGCGCGAGCTGGCCGCGATGCGCGACGCCGACGCCGTTCTCGAGCGTCTCGTCGAGCGGGCGCAGGAGCTGCTCGCCGCCGACGTCGCCTACCTGTCGGAGTTCGACGGCGTCGACGGGGCGCTGCGCGTGCGCGCGACCCGCGGGGCGGTGACGGGCGCACTGCGCGACCTCGAGGTCCCCCCCGGGCGCGGCCTGGTGAGCGCGATCGCCGAGACACGGCTGCCCCGGGCGGTGCGGCGGTACGACGCCGTCGCCCCCGAGCGGCACGCCTCGGGCATCGACGCCGCGGTCGAGGCCGAGGGGATCGTGTCGCTGCTGGGCGTTCCCCTGCTCTCGGACTCCGCCGTGCTGGGGGTGCTCTTCGTCGCCGAACGGCACGAGCGCGCCTACACCCCCGACGACATCGCGCTGCTGGCCGCCCTCGCCGCCCACGCGTCGGTGGTGCTGCAGACGGCGGCGGCGCTGGCCGATGCCCGCACGCAGGCGCTCCGCGCCGAGGCGGCGGTGGCCGAGCTGACCGCGCACGTCGCCGCGCGCGACCGCGCCAACCGCGTGCATCGCGAGCTCGTCGACGCGGTGCTGGCCGGCGGCGGACTGGCGCCCGTGGCCGCCACGCTGTCGACGGCGTTGCAGGCGGCCGTGACGATCGTCGACGCCGCGGGGGGCGTGCGCGCCGGCGGCGGCGACGCGGCGACCCCGACGGCGGCGGTGCAGCGCGCGCTCGACCACAGCCGTGCCGAGGGGAGACCCATCCGGCTCCCGGATGCCGGGATCGTCAGCGCCGTCGTCGCCGGCGGACGGGTGTTCGGGGCGATCGTCGTGGGGCCTCCGGCACGATCGCTCGACGAGGTCGACCTGCGCACCGTCGAACGGGCGGGGCAGGTGGCGGCGCTGCTCGCCCTGTCGGAGGAGGCCGTCGCCGAGGCCGGGCACCGGCAGCGCTCCGACCTGCTGCTCGATCTGGTCACGGCCTCGCCGCAGCGTCGTGCCGACGTCGCGGCGGCCGCGCGGCGCGCGGGGATCGACGAGACGGCCGTGGGGGCGGTGACGGCGTTCGCCGTGCCGGCGGAGCGTCGTCCCGAGATCGCCCGCGTGGTTGCCCGCCGGCTGGGGCCCGCCGCCCTCGTCGGTGAGCTCGACGGCCTGGTGCTGGCCGCCCACGGTGATCCCCTCGACCCCGTCTCGTACGAGGCGGTGCGCTCCCTCGTCGACACCGAGGTGCTGGCCGTGACCGTGCGCGTCGAGGCGGGAGCCCTCGTGCGGGCGGCCGCCGACGTGCGTTCCGCCCTCTCCCTCGCCCAGGCCCTGGGCATCGACGACGCGCGGGTCCCCGCCGACGACCTCCTGCCGTACGCGGCCACCATCGGTGCCGACCGGCGGGTGCTCGACGCCTTCCTCGACACGATGCTCGGCGCCGTCCGGCGGCACGACGCGTCCCGCGGCAGCGATCTGCTCGCGACCCTGCGGGCCTTCGTGCGCCACGGCGCCAGCCCCACGCGCACGGCGCGGGCCCTCACCTTCCACACGAACACGATCCTCCAGCGCCTCGAGAAGCTCGACGCGCTGCTGGGCGAGGGGTGGCGCGACGACGAGCGCTTCTTCCGCCTGTCGACGGCGGTCCGCCTCGACGAACTGCGCGAGCGGCTGGGGTCGCGCGGCGATGGGTGA
- a CDS encoding ABC transporter ATP-binding protein codes for MNALEIDRLSVRYGRATVVDDVSLVVPAGRTLGLVGESGSGKSTIAAAAVGLVPPAAGEVRVGGVVASGRGKDAREARRRLQLVFQDPFSALDPRMSIGESIAEALRASGKSFSRDARVARVRELLGLVHLDPDRAGDLPAAFSGGQRQRVTIARALAGEPSVLIADEVTSALDVSVQGSVLNLLRELQERFGLSMLFISHNLAVVRYVSDEIAVMRHGRIVESGPTEQLLAAPTERYTLDLLDAVPVLGVRMTTD; via the coding sequence GTGAACGCCCTCGAGATCGACCGCCTGTCCGTCCGATACGGCCGGGCCACCGTCGTCGACGACGTCTCGCTCGTCGTCCCCGCGGGACGGACGCTGGGCCTCGTGGGCGAATCGGGGTCGGGCAAGAGCACGATCGCCGCGGCCGCGGTGGGCCTCGTGCCGCCCGCCGCCGGAGAGGTGCGGGTCGGCGGGGTCGTGGCATCCGGTCGGGGAAAAGACGCACGCGAGGCGCGTCGCCGTCTGCAGCTGGTGTTCCAGGACCCGTTCTCGGCGCTGGATCCGCGCATGAGCATCGGCGAGTCGATCGCCGAGGCCCTCCGCGCGAGCGGGAAGTCCTTCTCTCGCGATGCCCGCGTCGCGCGGGTGCGGGAGCTGCTCGGGCTCGTGCACCTCGATCCCGACCGCGCCGGCGACCTGCCCGCCGCGTTCTCGGGCGGCCAGCGGCAGCGCGTCACGATCGCCCGCGCTCTCGCGGGCGAGCCGAGCGTGCTCATCGCCGACGAGGTGACCAGCGCCCTCGACGTGTCGGTGCAGGGCTCGGTGCTCAACCTGCTGCGCGAGCTGCAGGAGCGCTTCGGCCTGTCGATGCTCTTCATCTCGCACAACCTGGCCGTCGTCCGCTACGTCAGCGACGAGATCGCCGTCATGCGTCACGGGCGCATCGTCGAGTCGGGCCCCACCGAGCAGCTGCTGGCCGCGCCCACCGAGAGGTACACCCTCGACCTGCTCGACGCGGTGCCGGTGCTCGGCGTGCGGATGACGACGGACTGA
- a CDS encoding hydroxymethylglutaryl-CoA reductase, degradative codes for MTTNSRLPGLRDHEPLDRRARVAEAAGLSADDLAALDPRDGLSLSQADHLVENVVGLIGIPVGVATNFRVDGVDRLVPMATEEPSVVAAASNAARIARETGGFFTSSTGDVMIAQVQVLDAVDPEGACLRLLEARDELLALADAQDPMLVSLGGGAVDVSVRTLATRAGVQVILHLHVDVRDAMGANAVNTMAEALAPRIAEIAGARTLLRILTNKAELRLTRARAVFPADLLGGPRVVADIVAASAFAEADAYRAATHNKGIMNGISAVVLATGNDTRAVEAGCHSHAARTGAYRALSRFEQNADGDLVGTLEVPLAVGLVGGATRAHPAARAAVQLLGVGSARELAAAIAAVGLAQNLAACRALAAEGIQRGHMTLHARTIAASAGAAVDEVAAVAARIVAEGRIRVEDAREVLAELRGASS; via the coding sequence GTGACCACGAACAGCCGCCTCCCGGGCCTCCGCGACCACGAGCCGCTCGATCGACGCGCGCGCGTCGCCGAGGCCGCCGGTCTGTCGGCCGACGACCTTGCGGCCCTCGACCCCCGCGACGGCCTGTCGCTGTCGCAGGCCGACCACCTCGTCGAGAACGTGGTGGGACTCATCGGCATCCCGGTCGGAGTCGCCACGAACTTCCGCGTCGACGGCGTCGACCGGCTCGTGCCGATGGCCACCGAAGAACCCTCGGTCGTGGCGGCCGCCTCGAACGCCGCACGCATCGCCCGCGAGACGGGCGGCTTCTTCACCTCGTCCACCGGCGACGTGATGATCGCCCAGGTGCAGGTGCTCGACGCCGTCGATCCCGAGGGGGCGTGCCTGCGCCTGCTCGAGGCGCGCGACGAGCTGCTCGCCCTGGCCGACGCGCAGGACCCGATGCTCGTGTCGCTCGGCGGGGGAGCGGTCGACGTGTCGGTGCGCACCCTCGCCACCCGCGCCGGGGTGCAGGTCATCCTGCACCTGCACGTCGACGTGCGCGACGCCATGGGCGCCAACGCGGTGAACACGATGGCCGAGGCCCTCGCCCCCCGGATCGCCGAGATCGCCGGAGCCCGCACACTGCTGCGCATCCTCACCAACAAGGCCGAGCTGCGCCTCACGCGCGCTCGCGCGGTCTTCCCGGCCGACCTGCTCGGCGGGCCGCGCGTCGTGGCCGACATCGTCGCGGCGAGCGCCTTCGCCGAGGCCGACGCCTATCGCGCCGCCACGCACAACAAGGGCATCATGAACGGCATCTCGGCGGTCGTGCTCGCCACCGGCAACGACACCCGGGCGGTCGAGGCCGGATGCCATTCGCACGCCGCTCGCACCGGCGCGTACCGCGCCCTCTCGCGGTTCGAGCAGAACGCCGACGGCGACCTGGTGGGCACCCTCGAGGTGCCGCTCGCGGTGGGGCTCGTCGGGGGAGCGACGCGCGCGCACCCCGCCGCCCGTGCGGCCGTGCAGCTGCTGGGCGTCGGCTCGGCGCGCGAGCTCGCCGCCGCCATCGCGGCGGTGGGGCTCGCCCAGAACCTCGCCGCGTGCCGCGCGCTCGCTGCCGAGGGCATCCAGCGCGGTCATATGACGCTGCACGCCCGCACGATCGCCGCCAGCGCGGGGGCGGCGGTCGACGAGGTCGCGGCCGTCGCCGCCCGCATCGTCGCCGAGGGCCGCATCCGCGTCGAGGACGCGCGCGAGGTGCTCGCCGAGCTGCGCGGAGCTTCGTCGTGA
- a CDS encoding dipeptide/oligopeptide/nickel ABC transporter permease/ATP-binding protein, giving the protein MTWRSRLLSPAGIAALVGVLLFLFLATAGPTLFLAAAETSNVPARLLPPSLAHPFGTDDLGRNIFARVLVAARISLLLTLGATVVSTVGGIAYGLIAVILPRHARRLATGLLDVLLAFPWLLMVLFFTVIWGASAVTAMLAIGISGIPFMARLVYNLASSVSGRDYVRAARVVGVGPFGILVRHILPNIANPLFVNAAATASVTLLSFAGLSFLGLGVQAPEYDWGRLLQDGITRIYVNPLAAIGPGIAVVLAGLVFTFVSEALGDARGGGRAAVARRALGAVAPLRRSGVGAAPARPAATAGEPVAEIADLRIAFATPDGGEVERVRGVGLRILPGEVVGIVGESGSGKSLTAMALAGLLGTDARITTSAHTFDGIDMTRPLTAADRSTLGVELGMVFQDPLTSLNPALTIGRQLTEVPEVHLKMSRADARAHAAAALEAVGIADAKRRLSQYPHQFSGGMRQRAMIGQALTGRPKLIIADEPTTALDVTVQRQVMGVLRRAQRDTGAAIVFISHDIALVSAFCDRVLVMKDGLIVEELDAQRIRDDATHPYSRALIACLPDMTSDRTRPLPVIPPELAAAALAEEVGV; this is encoded by the coding sequence ATGACCTGGCGCTCACGACTGCTGTCTCCGGCCGGCATCGCCGCTCTCGTCGGCGTGCTGCTGTTCCTGTTCCTCGCGACCGCGGGACCCACGCTCTTCCTCGCCGCGGCCGAGACCTCGAACGTCCCCGCGCGGTTGCTGCCGCCGAGCCTCGCGCACCCGTTCGGCACCGACGACCTCGGCCGCAACATCTTCGCGCGCGTGCTCGTCGCCGCCCGCATCTCGCTGCTGTTGACCCTGGGCGCCACGGTGGTCTCCACGGTCGGCGGCATCGCCTACGGCCTCATCGCCGTGATCCTGCCGCGGCACGCACGTCGACTGGCCACCGGCCTGCTCGACGTTCTCCTCGCCTTCCCCTGGCTGCTGATGGTGCTGTTCTTCACCGTCATCTGGGGCGCGAGCGCCGTGACGGCGATGCTCGCGATCGGCATCTCGGGCATCCCCTTCATGGCGCGTCTGGTCTACAACCTGGCGTCGTCGGTCTCGGGCCGCGACTACGTGCGGGCCGCCCGCGTCGTCGGCGTCGGACCGTTCGGCATCCTGGTGCGCCACATCCTGCCCAACATCGCCAACCCGCTGTTCGTCAACGCCGCGGCCACCGCCAGCGTGACGCTGCTGTCGTTCGCGGGACTGTCGTTCCTGGGTCTCGGTGTGCAGGCGCCCGAGTACGACTGGGGGCGACTGCTGCAGGACGGCATCACCCGCATCTACGTCAACCCGCTCGCCGCGATCGGTCCCGGCATCGCCGTGGTGCTCGCGGGCCTGGTGTTCACCTTCGTGAGCGAGGCGCTCGGCGACGCGCGCGGCGGGGGCCGAGCGGCCGTGGCCCGACGTGCCCTCGGCGCGGTGGCCCCGCTGCGTCGCTCCGGGGTCGGCGCCGCCCCCGCACGACCGGCGGCGACGGCGGGTGAACCCGTCGCCGAGATCGCCGACCTGCGCATCGCGTTCGCCACCCCCGACGGCGGCGAGGTCGAGCGCGTCCGCGGCGTCGGGCTGCGCATCCTCCCGGGCGAGGTCGTGGGCATCGTGGGCGAGTCGGGCTCGGGCAAGTCGCTCACGGCCATGGCCCTCGCGGGTCTGCTCGGCACCGATGCGCGCATCACGACGAGCGCTCATACCTTCGACGGCATCGACATGACGCGCCCGCTCACCGCGGCCGATCGTTCCACGCTCGGTGTGGAGCTCGGCATGGTGTTCCAGGACCCGCTCACCTCGTTGAACCCCGCGCTGACGATCGGCCGCCAACTCACCGAGGTTCCCGAGGTGCACCTCAAGATGTCGCGCGCCGATGCCCGCGCGCACGCCGCCGCCGCGCTCGAGGCCGTCGGCATCGCCGACGCGAAGCGGCGCCTGTCGCAGTACCCGCACCAGTTCAGCGGCGGGATGCGCCAGCGCGCGATGATCGGTCAGGCCCTCACCGGCCGACCGAAGCTCATCATCGCCGACGAGCCCACCACCGCCCTCGACGTCACCGTGCAGCGACAGGTGATGGGCGTGCTCCGCCGGGCGCAGCGCGACACGGGCGCGGCGATCGTCTTCATCTCGCACGACATCGCGCTCGTCTCGGCGTTCTGCGATCGCGTCCTCGTCATGAAGGACGGCCTGATCGTCGAGGAGCTCGACGCCCAGCGCATCCGCGACGACGCCACCCACCCGTACTCGCGCGCGCTGATCGCGTGCCTGCCCGATATGACGTCCGACCGCACGCGCCCTCTTCCGGTCATCCCGCCGGAACTGGCCGCCGCTGCCCTCGCCGAGGAGGTGGGGGTGTGA
- a CDS encoding ABC transporter permease, producing MTATPPPVVADLAGAPTAALAVRAEGRGRGPRLSPRAAFLVRRLGRLLVSLAVVVVASFFLIHLVPGDPVRAALGIQASPELVAATRAELGLDKPLPQQFFDYVAHLLRGDFGESIRTGRSVSETIGQRFPATVTLGVLSFLLALVAAVPIGIGAAVALQRPGRKVADALISGVLGMLIAVPGFLLAVGLIALFAVQLKWLPAAGWGKPEDAVLPVLALALGPLAYLARIVQVEMSGVLGATYMTTARAKRLPGRLVYLRHALPNIITASLTVSGLLLSGMIAGTVLIETVFAIPGMGGVMVPAVGAKDYPIVQGLVVVYALIILGVNLVVDLILVTVDPRSSITEG from the coding sequence ATGACCGCCACCCCTCCGCCCGTCGTCGCCGACCTGGCCGGCGCCCCCACCGCCGCCCTGGCGGTGCGGGCGGAGGGGCGCGGCCGCGGTCCGCGGCTCTCTCCTCGCGCGGCGTTCCTCGTGCGACGGCTGGGGCGACTGCTCGTCTCGCTCGCCGTCGTCGTCGTCGCCTCGTTCTTCCTCATCCACCTCGTTCCGGGCGATCCCGTGCGGGCTGCCCTCGGCATCCAGGCTTCGCCCGAACTGGTTGCGGCCACCCGCGCCGAGCTCGGTCTCGACAAGCCGCTGCCGCAGCAGTTCTTCGACTACGTCGCGCACCTGCTGCGCGGCGACTTCGGGGAGTCGATCCGCACCGGCCGGTCGGTCTCCGAGACCATCGGTCAACGTTTCCCGGCGACCGTCACGCTGGGGGTGCTGAGCTTCCTGCTCGCCCTGGTCGCCGCGGTCCCGATCGGCATCGGCGCCGCCGTCGCCCTGCAGCGTCCGGGTCGCAAGGTCGCGGACGCGCTCATCTCGGGCGTGCTGGGCATGCTCATCGCGGTGCCCGGCTTCCTGCTCGCCGTCGGGCTCATCGCCCTCTTCGCCGTGCAGCTCAAATGGCTCCCCGCAGCCGGATGGGGAAAGCCCGAGGATGCCGTGCTGCCGGTGCTCGCGCTCGCCCTCGGGCCCCTCGCCTACCTCGCCCGCATCGTGCAGGTCGAGATGTCGGGTGTGCTGGGAGCGACCTACATGACCACCGCGCGGGCGAAGCGTCTTCCGGGGCGGCTCGTCTACCTGCGCCACGCGCTGCCGAACATCATCACCGCCTCGCTCACGGTGAGCGGGCTGCTGCTGAGCGGCATGATCGCCGGCACCGTGCTGATCGAGACGGTGTTCGCGATCCCCGGAATGGGCGGGGTCATGGTCCCGGCGGTCGGAGCGAAGGACTACCCGATCGTGCAGGGGCTCGTCGTGGTCTACGCGCTCATCATCCTCGGCGTGAACCTCGTCGTCGATCTCATCCTGGTGACCGTCGACCCGCGGTCCTCGATCACGGAGGGCTGA
- a CDS encoding hydantoinase/oxoprolinase N-terminal domain-containing protein, producing MIAVRDLSIGVDVGGTNTDAVVVDATGSVIAWTKQPTTADVIGGIRAGIAAVLAQLAEDRDRVSRVMLGTTHATNAIVARRGLDRVALVRLGAPAATEWPPLTGWPTDLSTQVLAGAAMLGGGHMVDGTPISPLDRDGIRRFLDGLDGRFDSVAVCGIFAPSSPEQERDVEQLVHDHIGENVPVFLSQDIGPDGLLERENATVLNAALRGVASEVTRALVDVVAEEGLDVSTFFAQNDGTLMSLDYAVRYPVLTIGSGPANSLRGAAFLSGAQNAIVVDVGGTTSDLGVLVDGFPRESTLPRDIGGVRTNFRMPDILSLGIGGGTIIDPRTGAVGPGSVGYRIAEEGLLFGGSTPTLTDAAAAAGHGIRGRSLPRSRRVTATCWPAPSPTRTNASRRPSNGCRSAASTCR from the coding sequence ATGATCGCCGTTCGCGACCTGTCCATCGGCGTCGACGTCGGCGGCACCAACACCGACGCGGTCGTCGTGGATGCCACGGGGTCGGTGATCGCCTGGACGAAGCAGCCGACCACGGCCGACGTCATCGGCGGCATCCGTGCCGGTATCGCCGCCGTGCTCGCGCAGCTCGCCGAGGACCGCGACCGGGTGTCGCGCGTCATGCTCGGCACCACCCACGCGACCAACGCGATCGTCGCCCGCCGGGGCCTGGACCGCGTCGCGCTAGTGCGGCTCGGGGCTCCCGCGGCCACCGAGTGGCCGCCGCTGACGGGCTGGCCGACCGACCTCAGCACCCAGGTGCTGGCGGGGGCGGCCATGCTCGGCGGCGGGCACATGGTCGACGGCACGCCCATCTCGCCGCTCGATCGCGACGGCATCCGGCGGTTCCTCGACGGCCTCGACGGACGGTTCGACAGCGTGGCGGTGTGCGGGATCTTCGCCCCCTCGTCTCCCGAGCAGGAGCGCGACGTCGAGCAGCTCGTGCACGACCACATCGGCGAGAACGTGCCGGTGTTCCTCAGCCAGGACATCGGTCCCGACGGACTGCTCGAGCGCGAGAACGCCACGGTTCTCAACGCGGCCCTGCGCGGCGTCGCGAGCGAGGTGACCCGCGCCCTCGTCGACGTCGTCGCCGAGGAGGGTCTCGACGTCTCGACCTTCTTCGCGCAGAACGACGGCACCCTGATGTCGCTCGACTACGCCGTGCGCTACCCGGTGCTGACCATCGGGTCGGGGCCGGCGAACTCCCTCCGCGGAGCCGCCTTCCTCTCGGGCGCCCAGAACGCCATCGTCGTCGACGTCGGCGGCACCACGAGCGACCTCGGCGTGCTCGTCGACGGATTCCCCCGCGAATCGACCCTGCCCCGCGACATCGGCGGCGTGCGCACCAACTTCCGCATGCCCGACATCCTCAGCCTCGGCATCGGCGGGGGCACGATCATCGACCCCCGCACCGGCGCCGTCGGCCCGGGATCGGTGGGGTACCGCATCGCCGAAGAGGGACTGCTGTTCGGCGGTTCCACCCCGACGCTCACCGATGCCGCCGCGGCCGCGGGGCACGGCATCCGGGGTCGTTCGCTCCCCCGCTCTCGGCGGGTCACCGCGACATGCTGGCCCGCGCCCTCGCCCACGCGCACGAACGCATCGAGGAGGCCGTCGAACGGCTGTCGCTCGGCCGCGTCGACCTGCCGCTGA
- a CDS encoding ABC transporter substrate-binding protein yields the protein MKRSTLAPAAAGVVLLALTLASCAAPSDGSGGGGSVVSGGTFVKAISDDPGDLDPMKAVSPDTFDVVTIAYESLIYVTPDGEYEPWLAESWTDEGTSATFTLKDGITCADGSEFTAQTVADNLNYNADPANATFSYGTVITEAVSATAEGNVVTVTSTVNDPFLAVNLGTIMMVCDAGLADVASLSDTTNGTGMFQLSEARAGDAYVFTQRDGYTWGPYGVTNETEGLPETIEARIVSDQSTVTNLLLSGELNSGVVTGPDQDRLEGAGITYAGVRNPVGQILFNEREGRPFSDPLVREALSTAINRDEVGPVIAGATGLPSSGLVMKTPLLCVQDPPSWSLPATDLDRAGELLDEAGWTLGSDGIRQKNGQPLNVKFIYDAPTASHAPAAELVKETWDSLGVVTELSANDAAAWSDQLYTSFDWDTGWVQIGPGSPVVLDLFFGGATPDQGGLNFMFVDNPEYNALATQAKTATPDAACGLWQQAEKELIERFDTFPVIDNILPNYMSGATFEQPNFLNPTSIRMQG from the coding sequence ATGAAACGCAGCACTCTCGCCCCGGCCGCGGCCGGGGTCGTCCTTCTCGCATTGACACTGGCGTCGTGCGCGGCGCCCTCCGACGGCAGCGGGGGAGGGGGCTCGGTCGTCTCGGGCGGCACGTTCGTCAAGGCGATCAGCGACGACCCGGGCGACCTCGACCCGATGAAGGCCGTCTCGCCCGACACCTTCGACGTCGTCACCATCGCGTACGAGTCGCTCATCTACGTCACCCCCGACGGCGAGTACGAACCCTGGCTCGCCGAGAGCTGGACCGACGAGGGCACCTCGGCCACCTTCACGCTGAAGGACGGCATCACCTGCGCCGACGGCTCGGAGTTCACCGCGCAGACCGTCGCCGACAACCTCAACTACAACGCCGACCCCGCCAACGCGACCTTCTCGTACGGCACCGTCATCACCGAGGCCGTGTCGGCCACGGCCGAGGGCAACGTCGTCACCGTGACCAGCACGGTCAACGACCCGTTCCTGGCCGTCAACCTCGGCACGATCATGATGGTGTGCGACGCCGGTCTGGCCGACGTCGCCTCGCTGTCGGACACCACGAACGGCACGGGCATGTTCCAGCTGAGCGAGGCGCGCGCCGGCGACGCGTACGTCTTCACCCAGCGCGACGGCTACACATGGGGCCCCTACGGCGTCACCAACGAGACCGAGGGGCTGCCCGAGACCATCGAGGCGCGCATCGTGTCCGACCAGAGCACCGTGACCAACCTGCTGCTCTCGGGCGAGCTGAACTCCGGCGTGGTCACCGGCCCCGACCAGGACCGCCTCGAGGGCGCCGGCATCACCTACGCGGGCGTGCGCAACCCGGTCGGTCAGATCCTGTTCAACGAGCGCGAGGGCCGGCCCTTCTCCGACCCGCTCGTGCGCGAGGCCCTCTCGACCGCGATCAACCGCGACGAGGTCGGCCCGGTCATCGCCGGCGCCACGGGTCTGCCCTCCAGCGGTCTCGTCATGAAGACGCCGCTGCTGTGCGTGCAGGACCCGCCCAGCTGGAGCCTGCCGGCCACCGACCTCGATCGCGCCGGCGAACTGCTCGACGAAGCCGGCTGGACCCTCGGCAGCGACGGCATCCGTCAGAAGAACGGACAGCCGCTGAACGTGAAGTTCATCTACGACGCCCCCACCGCCTCGCACGCTCCGGCCGCCGAACTGGTCAAAGAGACGTGGGACTCACTCGGCGTGGTCACCGAGCTGTCGGCCAACGACGCCGCGGCCTGGTCCGACCAGCTCTACACGAGCTTCGACTGGGACACCGGGTGGGTGCAGATCGGGCCGGGAAGCCCCGTCGTGCTCGACCTCTTCTTCGGGGGAGCGACTCCCGACCAGGGTGGCTTGAACTTCATGTTCGTCGACAACCCCGAGTACAACGCCCTGGCCACCCAGGCCAAGACCGCCACCCCCGACGCCGCGTGCGGACTGTGGCAGCAGGCCGAGAAGGAGCTCATCGAGCGCTTCGACACCTTCCCGGTGATCGACAACATCCTGCCGAACTACATGAGCGGCGCGACGTTCGAGCAGCCGAACTTCCTCAACCCCACCTCGATCCGGATGCAGGGCTGA